In Podospora pseudoanserina strain CBS 124.78 chromosome 5, whole genome shotgun sequence, a single window of DNA contains:
- a CDS encoding hypothetical protein (COG:S; EggNog:ENOG503NZAE) — MKIAQVLPFVGLANALPWMADKRQQSGGAQPGGPLTCPFNPNHQPAARWDPDFPYNHAKLGLPGKGKGGYKVPADGDTAHAFMPPTDKDIRGPCPGLNALANHNFIARDGITDYNELLDALQNVYNVGYDLANFLAFYAIYVAGLGDPVTKKLSIGCDATTRTSWSPIITGSEPGLNGHSKMEIDASLTRNDFFAAGGDNFSFNTTLFKMFEQSTGGLFDVDRISKYRHERWHQCQAENPQFYFPILGLFQYGAASFLYELWPNGNEGYVPNLHNTATFFGAHRLPDGNYLRVPERIPSNWVNREKPYFLLDIASEIFKMYTKNPVGFGGNAGGEFIGINHPPYINDGALNANTTAQDVTCLLYQILSRPVPSTLNGIVTPLVEATEALLISLFGVEYNNLGCPLALT, encoded by the exons ATGAAGATTGCCCAGGTTCTGCCCTTCGTGGGCCTTGCAAATGCCCTCCCATGGATGGCTGACAAGCGCCAACAG TCCGGTGGTGCCCAGCCCGGCGGTCCTCTGACTTGCCCCTTCAACCCTAATCACCAGCCAGCTGCCAGATGGGACCCAGATTTCCCTTACAACCACGCAAAGCTCGGTCTCCcaggcaaaggcaaagggGGGTATAAAGTCCCTGCTGATGGCGATACTGCCCATGCCTTCATGCCGCCGACGGACAAAGACATCAGAGGTCCTTGCCCTGGACTGAATGCTTTGGCTAATC ATAACTTTATTGCCCGTGATGGTATTACCGATTACAACGAGTTACTCGACGCTCTTCAGAACGTTTACAACGTTGGCTATGACCTGGCGAACTTCCTTGCCTTTTACGCCATCTACGTCGCTGGCCTTGGAGATCCCGTCACCAAGAAGCTGTCCATCGGCTGTGATGCCACCACACGTACCTCGTGGAGCCCAATCATCACTGGCAGCGAGCCCGGCCTGAACGGCCACAGCAAGATGGAGATCGACGCGTCACTCACCCGGAATGATTTCTtcgctgccggtggtgacaACTTCAGCTTCAACACTACCCTGTTCAAGATGTTTGAACAGTCCACCGGTGGGCTCTTTGACGTTGACCGAATCTCCAAGTACCGTCATGAACGGTGGCATCAGTGCCAGGCTGAGAACCCACAATT CTActtccccatcctcggcctcttccAATACGgcgccgcctccttcctctaCGAACTCTGGCCGAATGGAAATGAGGGCTATGTTCCCAACTTGCACAACACCGCCACTTT CTTTGGCGcccaccgcctcccagaCGGCAACTACCTCCGCGTCCCTGAGCGTATTCCCTCCAACTGGGTCAACCGCGAGAAGCCTTACTTCCTGCTAGACATCGCCTCGGAGATCTTCAAGATGTACACCAAGAACCCAgttggctttggtggcaATGCTGGAGGGGAGTTTATTGGCATCAACCACCCTCCTTACATCAATGATGGTGCGCTCAATGCCAATACCACTGCCCAGGATGTCACTTGTTTGTTGTATCAGATCCTCTCGAGGCCGGTTCCGAGCACACTGAATGGCATTGTTACTCCTTTGGTTGAGGCAACGGAGGCGCTTTTGATCAGCTTGTTTGGGGTTGAGTATAATAATTTGGGGTGCCCGCTGGCTTTGAcgtga